GTTACCAGAGATGCTTAGGGGTATGGGAAATACAGAAACAGCAAATGTGTTATTAAAGTATGCAAAAAATAATACTGTCAAATTTAAAGAGAATTATCAGTGGGCATGGAGAATGGTCGAGGCAATATTAATTTGTGAGCCTACAATGGTAGAAGAGCTCATTAGTTTTGGCCTAGATGGTAAGATAAATGATAATGGTAAAGAAGATCGCTTAGAGAGAGTAATTCAGGGGATTTGCATAAAGAGTCAGCCAGTCATTAAACCAAGTGCAATGTCATTCTTTATGAAACTGCCTAGTAAAGTACAATACAGACTTATTCCTGTTTTTTTTAAAGATAAACGCCGTGAAGTTTTAACTCCTATTATGCAATTCATATATGAAAAACAAGCCAATATAGACTCAAAGATTTACTTAAACCAACTTGTTAAATTTAATAATTCTGATGAAATCAATGAGTTTTTAGCGTCTATTCCTATGCCATCTACACATGGGAAAATGTTATTACATAATTCTATTCTGTTTGGCATATTGGAGTCGATAATTTGGAAAGAACAAAATACAATACGTTCTCAATGCATTAGTGTTTTTGAGCAAAATTGTACTGATGAAAAGATATTGTTAAATGCATTGCGTGTACTTGTATTTTTACAAGATGATCGTTGCTTAACAATTGCAAAGCAAATTCCATTTAAGAAAGATAGTTTCCTAAGTACCTTTGCTGGCTTTATTCCATTATTCTTTAAACATAAAGTCGATTTTGAAGAATACCGTATGCGTGTGTTAGATGTAGAGCTAGATAATGAGATACGACTGCAAGCATTTTTTGTGTTGAGTGCAGCAGGTATCGATATTGGTCAAACTTTAGATGAGTTGGAAAAAATAGATGAAGGTTCGGCAAATATTTGGGACTTCTCTGCTCTCATGTTTTCAATACAGAATCCTTCTAAAAGAGTAATACCTATCTTTGAAAAATCTTTTGAAGATTCTCCTGAAAATAATCCATTTCTGATATTAATTAATAGGTTTGGAGAACTTGATGGCGATGATGTAACAGATTTTTTATTACGAATGTTAAGATCAAGGCTATCTGAAGCTAATATTCTTGCTTGTTTAAGTTTGCAAAACAGAAGGGACAAAAGAGCCCTGCCAGCTTTGTTAAGTCTGATTAGGGAAAGCAATGATGTGCAAATTGTTCAGACAGCATTAGTTGCTGCGATAGCGAGTGGTCCAGACAATATTAATGAATTTATGGACATTTGGGAAAGGTTTCCTGAAAGTTATTTATGGAGATGTGTCCTAATAGGCAGACTTAGGGCTAGCTCTGATGCTGACTGGTTATGTGAGATAGCAATTGATAAAAATCAACATTGGCAGCTGAGACGTACTGCAGTTATGGCTGCAAGTAGATTACCATTTGAATTAGCTTTAGAGAAAATATATTTGACTATTATGGGGGAGGAATCTTCTTTTAAAATTGATAATCACCCTTCACTTATTATGCATAATATTATTGCCCCATTGGTCTTGAAAGAAGGGGGAGCTTTATTGCGATTTTATTTAAGAGGCGAAGATGCATTTGTTGACTTTTGGGGAGATTTGTTTAAAGAGATGTCACAAGGAGCTAGTTATCCCGCCCCTGAAGGTTCGGAGAAAAGCACAGCGACATGGCTGTTTCATAAGCTTACAGAAGAAGGATTTCCGAAGAATCAAAGTGCTCAAGATTCAATTCTGAATGATTTACATATTCCTATTGTACAAGCATCAATTTTAAGAGGATTTAGATTGTGTAACCGAATTGATCTGATAGAGAAATATATTATGGAAGCCAATTCTGAGTGGCTACTTTTGCGCTCAATATGCGAATGGGCTAAACATAATTATACTGACGCAGATATCGACCGTTTAAAGAAATTAGTTGCAAAAACATCATTTCAGAGTTCTGTTTGTGTGAAAAATGTTCTTAGTAATATCAGTCGCCCCATAGTTAGCAAGACTTCTCAATCAGATATTTATAAGACATTTCAAACATGTAACCTTGAGCCTCGTGTTACTTTGCATTTTCAAGACATCATAGATGCCATTGATTCAGGACGATTTAAATATGATGAAAATTACAGTATTGAAAACATGTCTAAAGATAAGTTCATTTATTTGGTAAATGAACTGAACCCATCCAACGACTATAAAATATCACATGATATAAATGAACCTGCTATCGGCTTTGGTGAAAGTGGACCTTTAATTAAAGAGATGAAACCTATAAGTATCAGTGCTAATAATGAAAACAAAGTACGTAAGTATTTACGCACGCTTATTGCTACTTTCAATAAATATGAAGTTGATATCCCTTGGCATAAAAGTTTGCTTTCTGGTGGGGCAGGGCATCATGATCATATAGCATATGAATATGGTCTTGGCTTTTTACGTTTACTTGGTAAGCAAGGAAATATGGATATGTTCTATTCTGAATTGGAAAAGTATCATTATGATATTTTGCCTCGCATGGATAAATATCTCAGTGATCCTTTAGTAAAATGCCTTATCGATGATCGAATTGTTCCATACTTGCGAAGATATGTTAATGCAGGTACAGACAAAATGCTTCTTTCTGTATGTTCATTAGCCTCATATCTTGATAGTCCAGCTGTTGATCAAGTCTTAAGTGATCTTTTTTACAGGTGGTATAATAAATTTGATAGAGCAAGTAAAGATACCCAACATAATAATAATCGTGAGCTTTGGCAATCGTTTAATATTTTAAAAAAACACCCTAGGTTTAAAGTAATTTGTGATTATGATGTGATTTTGCAGTTCAATTGACCCCCCTGGCGGCAAATATTTGCAGCTGAATTGACCCCCCATATTTGCAATTCAATTGACCCCTCTGTGGTGTCAGCTTTTGTAAAAAGTTTTGTAAAAATCTCTCCTTTGTATAATGCCTCCATAGAAAATAACTATGGAGAAATTGAATGCGAAAGGAGTACCACATGCACGACATCCTGGATATTCTACGACGCAGAAAGCATGGCGACGGCTTTAAGACGATCGCCAAGGCTCGCAAGATGTCTAGAAACACCATCAGGAAATACATAGAACTGGCTGTCACTTTGGGTTTCGAAAGTGACAGTGAGCCACCACTGGAGGAGATCGCATACGGTGTCTACCGCAAAGTATACGGAGACGGTTCTCGCCCAGTCAGTGAGTGCCGTAAAGTTCTTATTCCATACAAAGAGAAACTGGAACACTGGCTGAGTGAAGAGCGCCTCACTATGACCAAGATTCATTCTCTTCTTAAGCGTCATGGTGTTTCTGTAAGCTATGACACACTGCGCCGCTACCTTCATGAAGATCTTGGTTTCTTTAAGCACAACACAGTCCGCATGCCTGAAACTGCTCCAGGCGAATACGCAGAGGTTGATTTCGGTCGTCTGGGGCTTTTATATGACCCTGAGACAGACAGAAGGCGTGTGGTCCATGCATTGATAGTGACTTTGCCTTACAGCCGCTATCAGTATGTTCACCTTTGCCATAGCATGAAATTCCAGGAAGTAATCACCGGTCTGGAATCAGCCTGGGAATTCTTCGGCGGTGTTCCTGCGAAAGTGATTGTCGACAACATGAAGACAGCCATAGATAAGGCAGACCGTTATGATGCGCAGTTCAACCGCTACTTTTATGAGTATGCTTGTTACCGTGGATTTATCATAGACCCTGCAAGGGCAGTTGCTCCGAAAGACAAGCCTAAAGTTGAAAGAAATGTATCATATGTCAGAGATAACTTCTTTAAAGGAGAGACATTCAGGAGCCTTTCCCATGCACAGGAAGCAGCAGATGCCTGGTGCAGAACTGTCTCCGGCATGCGTATACATGGCACAACTAAAAAGCATCCCCGCATTGTATTTGATATGGAAGAGCAGGCGAATCTGCTCCCTCTGGAACAGGAGCGTTACGATGTACCTTTCTGGGGAACCTGCAAAGTGCATCCAGACCATCATATCCGTATTCAAAGCGCTCTTTATTCTGTCCCCACTGTATACATAGGCAAAGAGGTTTCTGTAAGGCTGGACAGCAAGCTGGTTCGCATTTACCACAAAGAGCAGCAGATAAAGGTGCATAGTCGTATGAAAAAAGGTAAACGCTCAACAGACACCAGTGACTATCCTGAAGAGAAACGTGGATACACCATGAAGAGCTGTGAATATCATATTTATAAGGCTAAAGAAGTAGGTTTCTACTGCGGAGAATTTATGGAGCGTCTGCTATCCGGTGACTTCCCATGGCAGAATCTAAGGCAGGCTCAGAAACTCATCCGGGATGCTGATAAATATGGTCATGGTCGTATGGAGCAGGCATGTCAGCGGGCAGTAAGCTTCGACCTCATCAATGTGTACAGAGTAGTAAATATAATTGAGCTCTCTATGCAGAATAATGAGGTAGAAAAATCTTCCTGTAAAGTGCTGAAACCCGCTAAATTTACACGCAATAAAAACTATTTCTACGAAGGAGGTCACGATGACACTATCAAATGAACTGAAACAGACAGTAAAAAAACTAAGGCTGTCGGGAATACTGGCTACTTTACCGGAACGGATGGCTTATGCCAAACAGCAGCACCTGACATATGCAGAGTTTCTTGAGTTGGTAATGCAGGATGAAGTGGACAGGCGTCTTCATAACCAGGTGGATAATCAAATGAAAAAAGCTGGTATTAACCCCTTTGAGACACTGGAGAGATATGACTTCGACGCTCCGGTGCAGGTAGACAGAGAAATGATCAAAGGACTGTTCGGTCTGAATTTTATTGAGGAAAAAGATAACGTGATGCTGTGCGGACCTGTCGGTGTTGGTAAAACATATCTGGCAAATGCATTGGCCCACGCTGCTGTGCGAAGAGGTAAAAAAGTCCTGATGGTCAGAGCAGAGAAACTTTTTAAAAGACTGCAGCAGTCCAGAGCTGACTACTCCTATGAGAAGGCTCTGCTTGGATTTATTACTCCCGATATGCTTATTATAGATGACTTCGGACTGAAGGCATTGAATGAACAACAGTCTACTGACTTCTATGAGATTGTTGTGGAAAGGTACGGGAGAGCATCTACTGTGATCACAAGCAACAGGGATACGGATGAATGGCTGGAACTATTCCATGACCCGATTCTCGCAAACTCGGCACTCGACAGGTTGGTGC
This window of the Denitrovibrio acetiphilus DSM 12809 genome carries:
- the istB gene encoding IS21-like element helper ATPase IstB, whose product is MTLSNELKQTVKKLRLSGILATLPERMAYAKQQHLTYAEFLELVMQDEVDRRLHNQVDNQMKKAGINPFETLERYDFDAPVQVDREMIKGLFGLNFIEEKDNVMLCGPVGVGKTYLANALAHAAVRRGKKVLMVRAEKLFKRLQQSRADYSYEKALLGFITPDMLIIDDFGLKALNEQQSTDFYEIVVERYGRASTVITSNRDTDEWLELFHDPILANSALDRLVHNAYRVVIEGESYRKIKSRKKLI
- a CDS encoding HEAT repeat domain-containing protein yields the protein MELLINEDEVSKHYMLPEMLRGMGNTETANVLLKYAKNNTVKFKENYQWAWRMVEAILICEPTMVEELISFGLDGKINDNGKEDRLERVIQGICIKSQPVIKPSAMSFFMKLPSKVQYRLIPVFFKDKRREVLTPIMQFIYEKQANIDSKIYLNQLVKFNNSDEINEFLASIPMPSTHGKMLLHNSILFGILESIIWKEQNTIRSQCISVFEQNCTDEKILLNALRVLVFLQDDRCLTIAKQIPFKKDSFLSTFAGFIPLFFKHKVDFEEYRMRVLDVELDNEIRLQAFFVLSAAGIDIGQTLDELEKIDEGSANIWDFSALMFSIQNPSKRVIPIFEKSFEDSPENNPFLILINRFGELDGDDVTDFLLRMLRSRLSEANILACLSLQNRRDKRALPALLSLIRESNDVQIVQTALVAAIASGPDNINEFMDIWERFPESYLWRCVLIGRLRASSDADWLCEIAIDKNQHWQLRRTAVMAASRLPFELALEKIYLTIMGEESSFKIDNHPSLIMHNIIAPLVLKEGGALLRFYLRGEDAFVDFWGDLFKEMSQGASYPAPEGSEKSTATWLFHKLTEEGFPKNQSAQDSILNDLHIPIVQASILRGFRLCNRIDLIEKYIMEANSEWLLLRSICEWAKHNYTDADIDRLKKLVAKTSFQSSVCVKNVLSNISRPIVSKTSQSDIYKTFQTCNLEPRVTLHFQDIIDAIDSGRFKYDENYSIENMSKDKFIYLVNELNPSNDYKISHDINEPAIGFGESGPLIKEMKPISISANNENKVRKYLRTLIATFNKYEVDIPWHKSLLSGGAGHHDHIAYEYGLGFLRLLGKQGNMDMFYSELEKYHYDILPRMDKYLSDPLVKCLIDDRIVPYLRRYVNAGTDKMLLSVCSLASYLDSPAVDQVLSDLFYRWYNKFDRASKDTQHNNNRELWQSFNILKKHPRFKVICDYDVILQFN
- the istA gene encoding IS21 family transposase: MHDILDILRRRKHGDGFKTIAKARKMSRNTIRKYIELAVTLGFESDSEPPLEEIAYGVYRKVYGDGSRPVSECRKVLIPYKEKLEHWLSEERLTMTKIHSLLKRHGVSVSYDTLRRYLHEDLGFFKHNTVRMPETAPGEYAEVDFGRLGLLYDPETDRRRVVHALIVTLPYSRYQYVHLCHSMKFQEVITGLESAWEFFGGVPAKVIVDNMKTAIDKADRYDAQFNRYFYEYACYRGFIIDPARAVAPKDKPKVERNVSYVRDNFFKGETFRSLSHAQEAADAWCRTVSGMRIHGTTKKHPRIVFDMEEQANLLPLEQERYDVPFWGTCKVHPDHHIRIQSALYSVPTVYIGKEVSVRLDSKLVRIYHKEQQIKVHSRMKKGKRSTDTSDYPEEKRGYTMKSCEYHIYKAKEVGFYCGEFMERLLSGDFPWQNLRQAQKLIRDADKYGHGRMEQACQRAVSFDLINVYRVVNIIELSMQNNEVEKSSCKVLKPAKFTRNKNYFYEGGHDDTIK